A window of the candidate division KSB1 bacterium genome harbors these coding sequences:
- a CDS encoding nucleotide exchange factor GrpE gives MLKQNGAELEPKEQEQATQPAVDDIAAPIPEAAEEGLETAECKKKRRRLQDLEKELERKDRLLEEKERELEELRDLYIRKLAEFDNFRKRTQREFVELVRNANADLILQILPVVDDFERSLKVADQGIENPQAFVEGVRMIYQKLVGLLEKQGVKKIESVGKPFDPEKHEALLQVEVEGVEPNTVIEEHQPGYFLNDKVLRHAKVIVSK, from the coding sequence GTGCTGAAACAGAACGGCGCGGAGCTGGAACCGAAGGAACAGGAGCAGGCGACGCAACCGGCGGTTGACGACATCGCGGCACCTATTCCCGAGGCGGCAGAAGAGGGTCTTGAGACCGCAGAATGCAAGAAGAAACGACGCCGGCTTCAGGATCTGGAGAAGGAACTGGAGCGCAAGGACCGGCTCCTGGAAGAAAAGGAACGGGAGCTTGAAGAACTGCGGGATCTCTACATCCGCAAGCTTGCTGAGTTCGACAACTTCCGGAAGAGAACCCAGCGGGAATTCGTGGAGCTGGTGCGCAATGCCAATGCCGACCTGATCCTCCAGATCCTGCCGGTGGTGGACGATTTCGAGCGGTCCCTCAAAGTGGCGGACCAGGGAATAGAGAATCCGCAGGCGTTTGTCGAGGGGGTGCGCATGATCTACCAGAAGTTGGTGGGGCTTCTGGAGAAGCAGGGGGTGAAGAAGATCGAGTCCGTGGGCAAACCCTTCGATCCGGAGAAGCACGAGGCTCTGTTGCAGGTGGAGGTTGAGGGGGTCGAACCGAATACGGTGATCGAAGAGCACCAGCCCGGCTACTTCCTCAACGACAAGGTCTTGCGGCACGCCAAGGTTATCGTGAGCAAATAG
- a CDS encoding helix-hairpin-helix domain-containing protein — MLGLTRQERWVLAFLSLALVIGSLLNVQRRRDVEKQASDPEAEAFLKRFFELSTAAQAETVRDEAGKKTSPVPLLLDLNRASAKELEKLPRIGPALAQRIVEARQRRGGFKRVEDLLEVKGIGKKTLEAIRPYVCVGTAEKN, encoded by the coding sequence ATGCTTGGCCTCACCCGTCAGGAACGGTGGGTGCTGGCGTTCTTGTCCCTGGCCCTGGTGATTGGGAGTCTCCTTAACGTACAGCGCCGCCGCGACGTGGAGAAGCAGGCAAGCGATCCCGAGGCAGAGGCGTTCCTGAAGCGGTTCTTCGAACTGAGCACTGCCGCGCAGGCCGAAACCGTTCGGGATGAGGCGGGGAAAAAGACGAGCCCGGTCCCCTTGCTCCTCGATCTCAACCGGGCATCGGCCAAGGAGTTGGAGAAGCTGCCGAGGATCGGGCCCGCCCTGGCGCAGAGGATTGTGGAAGCACGTCAACGACGGGGTGGTTTCAAGCGGGTTGAGGATCTGCTGGAGGTGAAGGGAATCGGAAAGAAGACTCTGGAGGCAATCCGACCCTACGTCTGTGTGGGCACGGCCGAGAAGAACTGA
- the hrcA gene encoding heat-inducible transcriptional repressor HrcA, which yields MAAAAAHAVELTARERLIFESIVKNFIESATPVGSRFLTKKYRLGLSPATVRNIMADLEEKGLIRQPHTSAGRVPTDLGYRVYVDQLMRREKLSPGEKAAIVRSLRTVSRDVEIILEKASRLLGRISSQLGVVLAPRFLEGVLERIELVPVASRRVLVVLTVKSGLVRTVLMEIDSDVPPQRLETIARLMNERLQGLTLKQLKEQLAERTRDLDEADRGLVNMFGRTAEEVLRFDTEAHYHVSGTQNILSQPEFSDREKMRKILELLESKEIIIQVLQEGEEEGRISITIGEENEEELLRNCSLVTATYRVGSLRGTLGVIGPTRMPYARVVALVDFMARTLPHVMGC from the coding sequence ATGGCAGCAGCTGCAGCCCATGCCGTAGAGCTTACGGCCCGCGAGAGGCTGATCTTTGAGTCCATCGTCAAGAATTTCATCGAGAGCGCGACGCCGGTGGGCTCGCGCTTCCTGACAAAGAAGTACCGGCTGGGCCTGAGTCCCGCCACGGTGCGGAACATCATGGCGGATCTGGAGGAGAAAGGCCTTATCCGTCAGCCTCACACCTCGGCAGGTCGCGTGCCCACCGATCTCGGCTACCGGGTTTACGTGGATCAGCTGATGCGGAGGGAGAAACTAAGTCCAGGCGAAAAGGCGGCCATCGTCCGTAGTCTCCGCACCGTGAGTCGGGACGTCGAGATCATCTTGGAGAAGGCCTCTCGCCTTCTGGGTCGGATTTCCAGCCAGCTCGGGGTCGTCCTTGCACCCCGCTTCCTGGAAGGCGTCTTGGAGCGCATCGAGCTGGTCCCAGTGGCCAGCCGAAGGGTGCTGGTGGTGCTGACGGTCAAATCGGGACTGGTGCGCACCGTCTTGATGGAGATCGATAGCGATGTTCCTCCGCAGCGCCTGGAAACCATTGCGCGGTTGATGAACGAGCGTCTGCAAGGGCTCACGCTGAAACAGCTGAAGGAGCAGCTGGCCGAACGCACCCGCGACCTGGACGAAGCGGACCGTGGACTGGTGAACATGTTCGGTCGGACCGCGGAGGAAGTGCTCCGTTTCGATACCGAAGCTCATTACCACGTGTCCGGAACGCAGAACATCCTCTCCCAGCCGGAATTCTCCGACCGGGAGAAGATGCGGAAGATCTTGGAGCTGCTGGAGAGCAAGGAAATCATCATCCAGGTTCTGCAGGAGGGAGAGGAGGAGGGACGGATCTCCATCACGATCGGCGAGGAGAACGAGGAGGAGTTGCTCCGGAACTGCAGCCTGGTGACAGCCACCTATCGGGTCGGATCCTTGCGGGGAACCCTTGGCGTGATCGGCCCTACGCGGATGCCGTACGCGAGGGTGGTTGCTCTGGTCGATTTCATGGCGCGAACCCTGCCCCATGTGATGGGTTGCTGA
- the dnaJ gene encoding molecular chaperone DnaJ, giving the protein MEKKDYYEILGVSRDATEEEIKKAYRRLAMQYHPDRNPGDKEAEEKFKEVAEAYEVLRDPEKRRRYDLYGHEGLKAGVGGFGGFEFDLADALRIFMSEGFAGFADFFGFGREETRPGKARGSDLQIRLKLTLEEVARGVRKTLKVRKYVVCSECGGSGAPRGARPRTCPVCHGSGQIRQVSRSIFGQFVNISTCHHCAGEGQVLEELCKRCGGEGRVREEVLLEVEIPAGVTEGNYVTLRGQGNVGPRGGPAGDVIVVIEEEKHPLFSRSGDDVILDLPISFPQAALGAEVEIPTLDGRAVLEIRPGTQPGKVLRLRGKGIPHLNGYGRGDLLVRIHVWVPTNLTHEERQLLEKLAKGPNINPPEGERKGLFEKVRDAIRG; this is encoded by the coding sequence ATGGAAAAGAAGGACTACTACGAAATCCTCGGCGTCTCGCGGGATGCGACGGAGGAGGAAATCAAGAAGGCCTACCGTCGCCTGGCAATGCAATACCATCCCGACCGTAACCCCGGCGACAAGGAGGCCGAGGAGAAGTTCAAGGAAGTTGCCGAAGCCTACGAGGTCCTGCGGGATCCGGAGAAACGTCGGCGGTACGACCTCTACGGCCACGAGGGATTGAAGGCGGGTGTAGGGGGATTCGGCGGTTTTGAGTTCGACCTGGCCGATGCCCTGCGGATCTTCATGTCCGAGGGATTCGCGGGGTTCGCGGACTTTTTCGGCTTCGGTCGCGAAGAGACCCGGCCGGGGAAAGCGCGCGGCTCGGACCTGCAGATCCGCCTCAAGTTGACCCTCGAAGAAGTCGCGCGTGGGGTGCGCAAGACCCTGAAGGTGCGCAAGTATGTGGTCTGCTCTGAGTGCGGAGGAAGCGGAGCACCGCGGGGAGCTCGGCCTCGCACGTGTCCCGTGTGTCACGGCAGCGGGCAGATCCGGCAGGTATCTCGGTCGATTTTTGGTCAGTTCGTGAATATCAGCACCTGTCACCACTGTGCGGGGGAGGGGCAGGTCTTAGAGGAATTGTGCAAACGGTGTGGCGGAGAAGGGCGAGTTCGGGAAGAGGTGCTTCTCGAAGTCGAAATCCCCGCCGGTGTGACGGAGGGAAACTACGTGACCCTGAGGGGGCAGGGCAACGTAGGTCCGCGGGGCGGTCCAGCGGGGGATGTGATCGTGGTTATTGAGGAAGAGAAGCACCCTCTTTTCTCGCGTAGCGGAGATGATGTAATCCTGGATCTCCCGATCAGTTTTCCGCAGGCAGCCCTCGGAGCAGAGGTCGAGATCCCCACCCTGGATGGCCGAGCCGTGCTGGAGATTCGGCCCGGCACGCAACCGGGAAAGGTCCTTCGGCTTCGGGGCAAAGGGATCCCCCACCTCAATGGCTACGGCCGCGGTGACCTTTTGGTGCGCATCCACGTGTGGGTTCCGACCAACCTCACGCACGAGGAACGTCAGCTGCTGGAGAAACTGGCCAAAGGTCCCAACATCAACCCGCCCGAGGGCGAAAGGAAGGGCCTTTTCGAGAAGGTTCGGGACGCGATCCGAGGGTGA